The genome window AGTTCCTGCTTTACAATTCTGTAAAgcaaaattatataattttaagtttgggttaggattattttaaattacataTTTGAACAATCACTTACCATCGAAACTATTTGACGTCTATGACCATCTTTATCAATGATAGTTCGCGTGTTAACAACTTTTTCTGTGTCTCTTCTCGTTCTTACATGGTTGGTGTGATTGTACAATGTAGGAGGAGTAGACACTGCAGATTGAAAAACATCCATATCATCGTAACTAATACTATCCTGTAACTTTAATGGATTAACTACATGTTCTGGTGGCAATATACATTCACCATCGCCTAAAGCTGCAAACAAAATTGTATACAATATTGTAATACAATCGTAatgcaataaataaaatatattttacgattttaatttaaaaacaagATCTCACCTTTAACAGTTGGCAGTTCTTCTAAATACAAAAGCCATTTTCCATGAGCTTTATCATTTGCAACCTCGTAAGGCCACGAAATGCGAATTTCTAAGCTACTTACTCTCCATGGTCCTTCATTAAATACTTCGTAAATATGTGAAACTTTAGGTCCTACTTCATTTAAATGTTTTACAGCTGATTCGCCTATAACTGGTCCACCATAGAAAGCCCATTGAATTTTTGCActtctataatttttataatatatatgcAATCATTAATTTGATTTTGCAATAACTTATACATTTTACTTAATAATATGAACTTAAACGTAATGTTACCCTTTAATTGATAATTCTGCCCGCTTTAGTACTGTTGCTCGCAATTTTGTAggttctttttcttttatttcttttgAGGTAGAATTTGCAAATATCATAAATCCTAACTGTGATTCATTATCTTCCAACTCTTTAGGATCAAATCGCACTTGTATATTTACCATTTTATCTTTCTTAAATGGGTTTCCAATGGAACAAGCTACTATAGTAGTATTATGTAAATTGCATATTACGGATTCATTACTTTTGCTAGCAATGTAATTTAAGCTTTGAGAATGAACGATGAACAATTGAGCCTCATATGCTGATTCTCCAATGTTAGACACATTTACATCTACTACAACTTCTTCTCTTTCACCCAAAAGAAGTTCATAGAAATTTGGTTTCACAGAAGAagcttaaaattaaatattttttaaataatctgtTTCCAGCTTTTAATAGATCTAatgtttataatattatataatttttctttcattaagAATCATACCTGATAAATTTAATCGAGCCTTTACTTGTAGATCACTTTCACAAATATCGTTATTGCCACAATCTTTCTGAAAAGTTGCTTCAAACACACGAGCAGCTTCTTGTTGATTCAATATAGGATAATTCTTTATATCAGGTAATGGTTCTCCTTCAGCAGGCATAATTGGATCTTCTTGAATTAGCGAATAGTTTAAACGAAATTTAATAGGTGATTGAATATCGCGTGTATTTTCCTAAAGAAAGTTCAATATTCGTAAACTCAAATCCAATTAAAATGGATAAATAGTATACTTGTTCGATACGTTGTAGTAAAGAATAATGTAATAGTTTTAAGAAACATTACTTTTAATTACctttaaataaactatttctTTTTGGCAATGTTCAAATTTTGTTGTATCTAAAGTAACTGTACGATTTATATAATGTGGTCGTGAATTACCAACTCCAAACCAAACTCTAGAGAATTTTTTAACTCCAGTATAAGTTTCAGCTTCGATataataattcaattttaaattttgcATATCTTCCTCTTTTACAAGAGATTCCGTTTTGCAACATGCTTCGAACGAAAAACTGTAATAAATTAACTGTAGTTATGCATAGTATttgattattaataataatacttcTAGAGAGTGATTCTACaagccaaaataaaatgaaaatcgagAGCGACAAAATTGCGTTTGAAACTTTTTCACTTCTTAAATTCCAATTATATAGTTATACTTGCCATGTATGATTTGAATCAGGGTCTTCTGGACATCCAAATCTATTGGGATCAATAGGTTCTATTTTTTCTTGATTTGTGCcatctttttttaaataacgaaTATATGTAGTAATATCAATAATCTTTTTTGAACGAAGAAGTGCTACAGCATCATTTTCATAAGCTCCCACTAATAAATCCGCATACCCATTTTGATCCATATCAATTCCTCCACTCAATGAGTACCCAAATGTTTGCAGTGGTTCTGGCATATCATCTGCATGTATTACCTACAAAATGAACGGATTGTAGCTATAtaacaaattttttacaatGATATGAAATAATGTAATTTGGACAACACCTGTGATGGTACTGTGATTATTCCATTTTTAGAACCAAGGTATATATATACAGTTCCTTTTTTTTCATAAGGCGCTCCAATGGCTATATCTTCATATCCATCTTTATTTAAATCTCCCAGATTTGTCAATGCAAATCCAAATctacaattaaattataaacttattaatatataaatatcaatGAAAATATATAATCATATATAGATATTTGAAAAACTTACCTTGATTCTTCGCGTCCGACAAGCTTAATAGGCTTGCTCTTTTCGCCCTCCTTATAAGTTTTTTGCAAAGTTGTATATACATACACAGAACCTCCTTCTGCTTTGTTGAAATAAAATGGTGCTGCCACAATAAGATCTGTGATTCTAAAGgacaaagaaaattaaaagatattaaaaatatgaaatatagaGGATGTATagattaaaataaaacaaaagcaAACTCAATTCAATTTACatgtttaaaaatatacatatatatgtgaAATACTGTACTTGTCTCCGTTCACATCCGCAGAAGTAATTTCATATCCAAAACTCGAAGCAAATTGTTCACCATCCAAAATAAGAGCAACGTTCATGTCTGGTTTAAAATCTCGTTTTGTAAGTAGAATAACTTGACCTGTGCCGTTTGAACGCGGCGCTCCAGCCGCATAAGCTAATCCAGTACCAAAAAAGTTTCCCACGGCAACGGACATTCCTATAAAGTAAACTCCAATATTATCATTATTTCCAAATACTTTTGCACATTAATTATACttctaatattttataatatgacATATGACACCATTAAATTTATCAATTAAGTGATAAGGTACATGCCTAAGTAACTGTATTTACTGACAGGAGAAGCATCTTGCATTGGAGCATTATAAACTGTATTATCTCTGGTTAAAAATTCATCTGAAATGGTAAAAAGATACAGAGTTCCTCTCCAAGTGTGTGGACCTGGTGTACCAATCACAACACGATCTTCTGAAGTAAGTACACCACTAGTTCCAGCTTGACAATACCCAAATTGTTCGTGTGCTCTGAAACAGAAGCAGATCTATACAtttgattaaataaaataaaaaattgaaatatttattggcatcgtaataatataaaaaaattgttgttTTAGACATATACATATTAAAGCTTTTATATTACTTATTTGTTGGTTTCCCAGAGCAAGGTTTTTTTAAATCTTGATGTTTCAAGTCTTGTGTTAATATATAACATTGTCCTTGACCCCATTGAGAATCAGCTGTTTTTACAATGTGTCTATGCGCACAAACctaaaaattcattaaattgtcaagtaattaaatatttactaACATAAGTAATGCTCAAAAAATTTACAAACCAGAACTTTACCACCAACACCTTGACTACGAACAGTTACTCCTAACCATTGATTATCTTTAATTTCATCATTACCAGGTGATACTAAATCATCAGATTCAAAacctaaaaaaaataaaagatctTTGTTAACTAATTgaacataataataattttatttattcattttttaaatcattttcaatattatttatttttaatatagatacaaatatttctaataaataattttacgttATTTAGACTTATTGTCGTTTGTTCCTCCAAACTGGTTAAAAATTTGTTCTATATCAAATGATAgagcaattttattttatcaaacAACAGTGATTATATAAATATGTGTATAatgattataaatatatatgtaagTAGATGTTATTGCATGtgttagaaaataaaactgcttctttcttaattttttaaaagtataaaatgaaaaaataaataaaaaacaaattaagCATTAAAATTCATGCTAAAACAGATAAAGAATATGCATGAAAAACTTGTGGTAATAAGTAAAAGAATACACAATCTATTTCTTAGTAAACATATCATATAACTATATGCAAAAATGCAGACACATTGACACATTCCATAGTTAGTGATAATATGactgtaaatttaaatttatacaaaTGTTTGTTAATGTGTTTGTTAGAAATAACATTCTTTCAATTGACCTAATGCaaataatacaataaaataattttgtattgtGATTTAATATGTCATGCTAATATTGTAATAACTTAATGAAAATGTATGCAtaagtataataaaatattttataaaaattaaaaaattgctcaTTCAAACAACATCATTTATTGACTTACTTGTATCATACAGACCTCCTTCTGCTGCTCGTTAACCAATAcataatttaacaaaaaaataatCTTATTATGTGTATAACATAAAATAAAGCTCAATAACTTAACAACTCTATACAGCAGTAACATAAAACATGCACATTGAATTAATTAAAGTGATGTATAAACACTCTATTAAAATCAGTGTTTTGAATTCTTATACTTGAGCACATTCATATACAATAATACAAGAATTAAACAATATAACATATAATATTATCATGAATAAAATGAACTAAATGAAATATGAAAAAATAAAGatcttaaattttatatttaagctGTTAATAATGaagtgatattgatggaataaatgaaaaaaaagttaaatataGGACATACTTAATCGTCCATCTGTGATCACTTGAATACAATCCCTTTGGTATGTTGTTAAAGGACACTGCCATAATGCACCAGACCTACTAGTATTTGGTTGTCTATTTTGGTCTAAGGGGGCACCAATTAACATCCTGTAAAATGTATATAAGTTTTTAATATAGTATCATAATTAAGATACACAAATGAGTTATAACATTTGTGATTGAATATAGATAATTAAACATATATTTATAcaaattgtaaatattatatAGTAAAAATATATCACCTAACATGCTTCATAcaacaaatttatataattatgtattTAACAAACTTGTTCCCATATTATTTTCATTGTTAATTACAtagattatattattatttattgtataAACTTAAATACTTTTATTTTCATAAGTACATAGATACTGAAAGTAAATAAATTATGAAGTTGTAATATCTAGTACATACCGTAAATACGTATTtacattattaaattataattattatacaacGTTTACAGTAGCTTTAACTATAATAAGTGTAATTTATGTGATACTTACCAACTTTTCGGTTTTTCTGTACTATCATCAGATATTTCTTGATGTTCGGCTATAGAATAACCAAAATAAGAGCCATTCAGACCTCTTTTGATAACAGGTATTCTTGGTTCTAAGTTGAAAGTATACACTAAGCATACGTTCAAAATGAACCAAGTTAATTGATATTTTATCATTTTCGATTAATTTCAATCGTTGTACACATATGGTTTACTGCTTTTGTAAAAAGCTATCTAATCGACTCCAGAACTTATTGTGCTTTTATCTATAGCACTATTTTTGTATACGTTTCTTTACTTTACCACCACTCATCTGCACCTTTTAACAAGCACAGGTTCCACCCACGCAATTCAAGATTCAAGTATTTTTTAGTAAGAACTACCTATGCATTTATGTACTTTGTAGAGGGCAGCATTGTCCAGTGATgaattatatgtatgtatgtattacTGATAATCTCCGTTCAATTATTTAAAAtgcaatttataataaattattttaaatattcgtgaattatatttaatgactttttcgtaaaatgaacaaacAAACTTAAACCGAAGCTTGAAGCAAGTAAATTTATGTAGCAAAttctatttaaacattttttattctTCATTTAGATCTACATTTGAaaacttttaaattaaaattataaacttAATGTatcgatattaaaaataaaattatttgcaatATATATGTACATAATAGATACAAACAGAGATACGTACAATTTCATATTTTGTtatgatttatttttaattcaatttttactaCATAATATTTGTTGTTTGAGAAAACGATCTCTATTCCatgcaatcaatatttaagatatAAGCATGATGATATGATCGATGACAAACTATCAGAAATTCGCTACACTAAAACGCTATAATTCTCTTTAGGGATTTTGTTTCTCAAATATACTTTCgaaaaagtataaaataatatttatggcaatcagatatattaatatttcctaaaaatgtattattttaaatatagaaaatttattacATCTTTTAGTATAGTAAGAAACATGGGTAAGGATATATTTTTATTGACTCTTAACCTAATCTTTGTTTTCaggtatatttttaatttttgtttaactAAAGAATGCTCTTAATTAGTTATTATTGTCCATTAAAcacaagaattattttttagcCAATGTCAAAAGATTCTAtcgaaaaacaaatattatatcaAATAGTGGAAAATTTGAAATTACACTTGATCAAAGAAAACTTAAGACTCCACAAGGAAAAATATTTGAAGTGGATAACAAACCACTTGCACTTGCAGTGGCAGCAGAATGGGATGCACAGAAAGATATTATTGATAGAGGCAATATGCACTTGGTAAATTTCTTTCCaaagttataaatattttataagtaATTAGTATCATAATACATATTTATGTATCTAATTTTTCTAGACAGCTCTGTGTAATACTGTAATAGATAATCCACACAAACATACAAAGATAGATATGGTAAATTATATTGTGAATTGCTTAGAAATGGATACACTTCTATTTCATTCAAATGTAAGTTTGTTGtatgtttttattttaatattattaaatatttttatgccATTAATTCCCATACTCTAGAAGTTATAGAAATTTAAGTAAATCTATATTTCTACATATAgtttacaaaaagtatgtgtttgGCAAAGTGTTAACATAGTTTACTTATTAAATGGAATGATATTATATTATAGGAAAATGATgaattatataaattacaaactGAACAGTGGGACCCATTAGTACAATGGTTTTGTGACAATTATAGTGTAAATATGGTAAAAACTCAAAGTATAGAGGCTCCCATGATATCTTCAGAAACTAAAGCAATATTACTAAGACATTTATTATCTTACAGCTGTGGTGCAGTTAATGGtaagtaattttattattaaaatgtacAATTTTATATACGTTTTACATAATAGATAATACTGTTTTGTTTATAGGTTTTATGTATGGTGTAGACGCGATAAAATCTGTTATTCTCACATTAGCTGCAGCAGAAAGAGTAATTAGTATACAAGATGCAGTAAGACTGTCACGTTTAGAGGAAGATTATCAGGTATTTATACTAGATTGTTTGCTAAATTTATGTAaagttaattttcttttaatttataaatgtatTTTTTGTTCCTTTCTATAGACTTCTCACTGGGGAACTGTAGAATGGTTTCATGATCATAATAAATATGATTTACAAACTCGTTTAGCTGCAGCAATATTATTTGTGCATTTAAATTCTAGTTCAGTGACTTGTCAACCAAAAACTAATAATGAAAATGTTAGTTAATACTCAAGGATTAATCAAATGAGATTTAAACCAAATTTTTACTATAAATATACTGGAATGTATTGAAACAGCAACAACATATTTACTAATTCTAAGAGTGACAGGAGGATGAGTTAACATAGGACAATGCTTCCACTGGTATGGAACAGTCAGAACCCATCCATTCCTTTGTACAAATACAACTGAAATAATTAATCGGTATTTAATGAATAGATTGGATATTAAAGACTGCACATTACATTTGAAGAAATAATTCACCTATATGTAGCCCCGTGATTTAAACATACTGCACCATTTTTACACGAGTGACGGATGCATTCGTTTCTATGGCATTCACCGACGCCACGTCCCGTTGCAGGGCTAGAACTTGTTATTGGATAAATGGCGCTTTCCGTACGTAATTCAATATCAAATATACATCCAGAAAATCCAGTATGGAGGGGTAAATCATGGGGTAATGATACAAAGTTCTTTGATTTGTATCCACCTAGGCAGTAGtagtagtattttttttttgtaattctaCTCAATTTAAACTATGTAAAttatttgtataataataattagttgATATCtttataaatacagggtgttccatgcAACTGGGAAAAACTATATCTTCAAAACGGTTAGAAATATAAAAAAGTGTCATAAggcgaaattatatcatttttcTCAGTTGTGTGAAAGCTCTGTATAACAACATGAAACGACGTTTGAGCATTATTTTTCTTGTGATACAAACTTCGTCAAACAAaggtgtagaattaaaaaaagaacGAACCAATATAAAGTATCGGTGATACGTCGAGTCGGGTCATGGATCCAACCACCCGTCCAGTCACATTAGCTATGCCATCAACAGCAAGCCATGCATCTCTACCTCTTCTCCCAACCTGAACCGTATGGGCTATATAACTCTTGTTTGCTGTTGCTGTCATTGTTGTAGCACTCAAAGGAACAGTCGTAAATATTCTACGCACGCCTGTAAAACATCATTATGAAACGAAACGATTACAGTGAGTCTTCGAGTTACGCAAATTCGTAAATACTATGTTGTGTTGCCACTCGTGTGTCTGTATATATTTTGTACGCGTATATGTATTTACATGCCAAATAAAGATTTTATAGGGCTCTGACTCAATTTTCCAATTTTTTAATGGTCCTGGAAACGAATAACggggtgattcgaacacgagcaAGTAGCGAGATCCTTCTCCTCAGTTGTTCAACTTTGGTCAGTGAGAGGGAGAGAATATGAGAGAGCATCTTAAATCTGCTGTATAACTAGTCAAACATTAAGATGTATGTTTACCTGCTCCTAAATCCCATGTCAACATGATGTAACCACGGACATACGTTATGGAAAGATGATCCGATAATTCACGTCGCGATCCGCTTTGTCCTAAATAAGCTATGAGAGATATCTGTTCTAAAGTTCGTGGT of Colletes latitarsis isolate SP2378_abdomen chromosome 3, iyColLati1, whole genome shotgun sequence contains these proteins:
- the Mew gene encoding multiple edematous wings isoform X2, which encodes MIKYQLTWFILNVCLVYTFNLEPRIPVIKRGLNGSYFGYSIAEHQEISDDSTEKPKSWMLIGAPLDQNRQPNTSRSGALWQCPLTTYQRDCIQVITDGRLSFESDDLVSPGNDEIKDNQWLGVTVRSQGVGGKVLVCAHRHIVKTADSQWGQGQCYILTQDLKHQDLKKPCSGKPTNKAHEQFGYCQAGTSGVLTSEDRVVIGTPGPHTWRGTLYLFTISDEFLTRDNTVYNAPMQDASPVSKYSYLGMSVAVGNFFGTGLAYAAGAPRSNGTGQVILLTKRDFKPDMNVALILDGEQFASSFGYEITSADVNGDKITDLIVAAPFYFNKAEGGSVYVYTTLQKTYKEGEKSKPIKLVGREESRFGFALTNLGDLNKDGYEDIAIGAPYEKKGTVYIYLGSKNGIITVPSQVIHADDMPEPLQTFGYSLSGGIDMDQNGYADLLVGAYENDAVALLRSKKIIDITTYIRYLKKDGTNQEKIEPIDPNRFGCPEDPDSNHTCFSFEACCKTESLVKEEDMQNLKLNYYIEAETYTGVKKFSRVWFGVGNSRPHYINRTVTLDTTKFEHCQKEIVYLKENTRDIQSPIKFRLNYSLIQEDPIMPAEGEPLPDIKNYPILNQQEAARVFEATFQKDCGNNDICESDLQVKARLNLSASSVKPNFYELLLGEREEVVVDVNVSNIGESAYEAQLFIVHSQSLNYIASKSNESVICNLHNTTIVACSIGNPFKKDKMVNIQVRFDPKELEDNESQLGFMIFANSTSKEIKEKEPTKLRATVLKRAELSIKGSAKIQWAFYGGPVIGESAVKHLNEVGPKVSHIYEVFNEGPWRVSSLEIRISWPYEVANDKAHGKWLLYLEELPTVKALGDGECILPPEHVVNPLKLQDSISYDDMDVFQSAVSTPPTLYNHTNHVRTRRDTEKVVNTRTIIDKDGHRRQIVSMNCKAGTAKCFDITCFIYNLQRKQEAIITVKARLWNSTLVEDYPKVDQVHIGSNAKIIIPANVIIQQENLKDDHTVAETIVYPDLLDQQDAEPVPIWVIVVAVVAGLILFILLTLVLRKLGFFKRRRPDPTLSGNLEKHKDDNPESEAFFKR
- the Mew gene encoding multiple edematous wings isoform X1; the encoded protein is MIKYQLTWFILNVCLVYTFNLEPRIPVIKRGLNGSYFGYSIAEHQEISDDSTEKPKSWMLIGAPLDQNRQPNTSRSGALWQCPLTTYQRDCIQVITDGRLTEGGLYDTSFESDDLVSPGNDEIKDNQWLGVTVRSQGVGGKVLVCAHRHIVKTADSQWGQGQCYILTQDLKHQDLKKPCSGKPTNKAHEQFGYCQAGTSGVLTSEDRVVIGTPGPHTWRGTLYLFTISDEFLTRDNTVYNAPMQDASPVSKYSYLGMSVAVGNFFGTGLAYAAGAPRSNGTGQVILLTKRDFKPDMNVALILDGEQFASSFGYEITSADVNGDKITDLIVAAPFYFNKAEGGSVYVYTTLQKTYKEGEKSKPIKLVGREESRFGFALTNLGDLNKDGYEDIAIGAPYEKKGTVYIYLGSKNGIITVPSQVIHADDMPEPLQTFGYSLSGGIDMDQNGYADLLVGAYENDAVALLRSKKIIDITTYIRYLKKDGTNQEKIEPIDPNRFGCPEDPDSNHTCFSFEACCKTESLVKEEDMQNLKLNYYIEAETYTGVKKFSRVWFGVGNSRPHYINRTVTLDTTKFEHCQKEIVYLKENTRDIQSPIKFRLNYSLIQEDPIMPAEGEPLPDIKNYPILNQQEAARVFEATFQKDCGNNDICESDLQVKARLNLSASSVKPNFYELLLGEREEVVVDVNVSNIGESAYEAQLFIVHSQSLNYIASKSNESVICNLHNTTIVACSIGNPFKKDKMVNIQVRFDPKELEDNESQLGFMIFANSTSKEIKEKEPTKLRATVLKRAELSIKGSAKIQWAFYGGPVIGESAVKHLNEVGPKVSHIYEVFNEGPWRVSSLEIRISWPYEVANDKAHGKWLLYLEELPTVKALGDGECILPPEHVVNPLKLQDSISYDDMDVFQSAVSTPPTLYNHTNHVRTRRDTEKVVNTRTIIDKDGHRRQIVSMNCKAGTAKCFDITCFIYNLQRKQEAIITVKARLWNSTLVEDYPKVDQVHIGSNAKIIIPANVIIQQENLKDDHTVAETIVYPDLLDQQDAEPVPIWVIVVAVVAGLILFILLTLVLRKLGFFKRRRPDPTLSGNLEKHKDDNPESEAFFKR
- the L(2)k14505 gene encoding ATP synthase mitochondrial F1 complex assembly factor 2 homolog l(2)k14505, whose product is MYYFKYRKFITSFSIVRNMANVKRFYRKTNIISNSGKFEITLDQRKLKTPQGKIFEVDNKPLALAVAAEWDAQKDIIDRGNMHLTALCNTVIDNPHKHTKIDMVNYIVNCLEMDTLLFHSNENDELYKLQTEQWDPLVQWFCDNYSVNMVKTQSIEAPMISSETKAILLRHLLSYSCGAVNGFMYGVDAIKSVILTLAAAERVISIQDAVRLSRLEEDYQTSHWGTVEWFHDHNKYDLQTRLAAAILFVHLNSSSVTCQPKTNNENVS